The Candidatus Woesearchaeota archaeon genome contains the following window.
AAGGCCTGACTCTTTCCAGGGATTTTTGGAAATTTGAGAATGTGACAAAATTGCTCTTGAGGTCCTCGCGCAGGGCCTGGATAACAGCTTCCTTGCAAATGGCTTCTATATCAGCGCCAACATAGCCCTCTGTCTTAGACGCGAGATATGACATCAGCCTGTCATGGGGAGCTGGTTCAGGCTGCTCGGCCTTCTTTTTTTTCTTGCTGTCTTTGTCCTCGGAATCATTGCTTTCAGCAGCCCTTCCTGCTGATGCCGGAACATTGAAATTCTGGACTTCCTTTGGAAGTGTCTTGTAGTCAATGGGCATTTTGCTTGCGTGCGCCCTGAAAATTTCAAACCTTGTTGCCTCATCAGGGATGGGCGTGAGGATTATCCTGTCAAACCTGCCTGGCCTGAGCAGTGAAGTGTCGATGATATCCGGCCTGTTTGTGGCTGCAATGATTATGACGTCATTGAGCGCCTCAAGGCCATCCATCTCGGTAAGCAGCTGATTCACCACCCTCTCTGTTGCATGGCTGTCATTGCTCGCCCCCCTTCTCGGGGCAATGGAATCAATTTCATCAAAAAAGATGATAGTCGGGGCAGTTTGCCTGGCCTTTTCAAAGACTTTTCTTACTCCCCTCTCACTTTCCCCCACCCATTGGCTTAAAAGCTCCGGGCCCTTGACGCTGATAAAATTTGATTCGCTTTCAGTTGCAATGGCCTTGGCCAGCATTGTCTTGCCAGTGCCTGGCGCCCCGTAAAGCAAAACTCCTTTTGGCGGCTTGACGCCCATTCGCTTGAATGCCTCCGGAAATTTTAGCGGCCATTCAACAGCCTCGCGCAGCTGCTGCTTGACATCCTCAAGCCCACCCACATCTGACCATTTCACATTGGGGATGTCTATCAAAACTTCCCTTAATGCTGATGGCCTGACCACCCTCAATGCTTCTGTAAAATCCTTTTGTGTCAATTTCAGCCGTTCAAGGGTTTCATGAGGTATTGGGTCATCTTCCTGCAGCTTGAGATCAGGCAGTATTCTGCGGAGCACAATCATTGCTGCTTCTTTGGCCAGGGCTGCCAAATCAGCTCCCACAAATCCATGCGTCACTTCAGAAAGCCGCGTCAAGTCCACCCGTTCGCGGCCTTTTGTCATCAATGGCATGTTTCTTGTATGAATCTTGAGTATGTTCAGCCTGCCTTCCTTGCTCGGCACGCCAATGTCTATTTCCCTGTCAAAGCGGCCGCCCCTTCTCAGGGCCGGATCAAGCGCGTTAGGGATGTTTGTTGCTGCAATCACAACAA
Protein-coding sequences here:
- a CDS encoding CDC48 family AAA ATPase codes for the protein MAEKELKLKVAEAIQDDVNKGIIRMDSSYMHDIEVKPGDIVSLKGDRETVAIVDRAYPGDIGLNIIRMDGIIRRNAKTGIGEVVSVKKAQGVKEAKKIIIAPAKKGIMVRASSNLFKQGLLGRALIKGDIVSLGGTRTRRSTMSQSPFFDDIFNVLDENMAGFGFGDLKFIVADSNPKGPVIITEMTEVELNPEAVELKEEELLEVTYEDIGGLEEEIKKVREMVELPLKHPEIFERLGIEAPKGVLLHGPPGTGKTLLAKAVANETNSHFILINGPEIMSKYYGQSEENLRNKFEEAEKNAPSIIFIDEIDAIASKREESRGEVERRVVAQLLALMDGLKSRGKVVVIAATNIPNALDPALRRGGRFDREIDIGVPSKEGRLNILKIHTRNMPLMTKGRERVDLTRLSEVTHGFVGADLAALAKEAAMIVLRRILPDLKLQEDDPIPHETLERLKLTQKDFTEALRVVRPSALREVLIDIPNVKWSDVGGLEDVKQQLREAVEWPLKFPEAFKRMGVKPPKGVLLYGAPGTGKTMLAKAIATESESNFISVKGPELLSQWVGESERGVRKVFEKARQTAPTIIFFDEIDSIAPRRGASNDSHATERVVNQLLTEMDGLEALNDVIIIAATNRPDIIDTSLLRPGRFDRIILTPIPDEATRFEIFRAHASKMPIDYKTLPKEVQNFNVPASAGRAAESNDSEDKDSKKKKKAEQPEPAPHDRLMSYLASKTEGYVGADIEAICKEAVIQALREDLKSNFVTFSNFQKSLERVRPSANKEVEKSYEELEQHFRTAKAREMQEEKPAYMG